One genomic segment of Terriglobia bacterium includes these proteins:
- a CDS encoding CCA tRNA nucleotidyltransferase, with protein sequence MRQKGHSAYLAGGCVRDLLLEREPADYDVATSAKPQEVMRLFPKTYAVGAQFGVVLVPVLRDGPEGERDNYAIEVATFRSDGAYSDGRHPDQVQFSSEARLDVQRRDFTINGLLLDPESGEVLDFVGGRADLERQIIRAIGQPHQRFAEDKLRMLRAVRFAARFGYVIEPQTFVAIQELAADIHQVSRERIRDEILKMLTEGRAKRAFELLDETGLLAEVLPEIKKMQGVQQPPQYHPEGDVWVHTMMLLEQLPAGCSKSLALGVLLHDVGKPPTFRVAPDRIRFDQHAEVGTKMAQEICGRLRLSSDETDQVCALVANHMKFMEVTRMRDSTLKRFFRLPKFEEHLELHRLDCLSSHRDLSLYDFAKEKFHALPAEQIRPAPLITGSDLIAAGYQPGPQFKEWLTAVEDAQLEGTISTKEEALELVRAKAGA encoded by the coding sequence CTGCGCCAGAAGGGCCACTCCGCTTATCTCGCCGGCGGATGCGTGCGCGATCTGCTGCTCGAGCGCGAGCCCGCCGACTACGACGTGGCCACATCCGCCAAGCCGCAGGAAGTGATGCGCTTGTTCCCCAAGACCTACGCCGTGGGCGCGCAGTTTGGCGTGGTGCTGGTGCCGGTCCTGCGCGATGGCCCTGAAGGCGAGCGCGACAACTACGCCATTGAAGTCGCGACTTTCCGAAGTGACGGAGCGTACTCGGATGGCCGCCATCCCGATCAAGTGCAGTTCTCCAGCGAAGCCCGGCTTGACGTCCAGCGGCGCGATTTCACCATCAACGGCCTGCTGCTTGATCCGGAGAGCGGCGAAGTGCTGGACTTCGTCGGCGGACGAGCTGACCTGGAGCGCCAGATCATCCGTGCCATCGGCCAGCCGCACCAGCGTTTTGCCGAAGACAAGCTGCGCATGCTGCGGGCCGTGCGCTTTGCCGCGCGCTTTGGTTATGTGATCGAGCCGCAAACGTTTGTCGCGATCCAAGAACTGGCCGCGGACATTCATCAGGTCAGTCGCGAACGCATCCGCGATGAAATTCTGAAGATGCTCACCGAAGGCCGTGCCAAGCGCGCTTTTGAGCTGCTGGATGAAACGGGACTACTCGCCGAAGTGCTGCCGGAGATCAAGAAGATGCAGGGCGTCCAGCAGCCGCCGCAATATCATCCGGAAGGCGACGTGTGGGTCCACACCATGATGTTGCTCGAACAGCTTCCCGCTGGATGCTCCAAGAGCCTGGCGCTGGGCGTACTGCTGCATGATGTGGGCAAGCCGCCCACGTTTCGCGTGGCCCCGGACCGCATCCGCTTTGACCAGCACGCCGAAGTTGGGACCAAAATGGCGCAGGAGATCTGCGGTCGCCTGCGCCTCTCCAGCGACGAGACAGACCAGGTGTGCGCCTTGGTCGCCAACCACATGAAGTTCATGGAGGTCACGCGGATGAGAGACTCCACGCTCAAGCGGTTCTTCCGCCTGCCGAAGTTCGAAGAACATCTGGAGCTGCATCGGCTGGACTGCCTGAGCAGCCATCGCGATCTCTCGCTCTACGACTTCGCGAAAGAGAAATTCCACGCCTTGCCGGCCGAGCAAATCCGCCCCGCGCCGCTCATCACCGGCAGCGACCTGATCGCCGCCGGCTACCAGCC